The genomic stretch GCGCCTGGCCCTGATCGCGGACGCCTCCGCGCGGGTCGGCACCACGCTGGACGTGGATCAGACCGCCCATGAGCTGGCCGAGATCGCCGCGCCGGCGCTGGCCGACGTGGTCGCCGTGGACGTCCTCGACTCCGCGCTGTCCTGCCGTCGGATACGCAGACCGGACAACGGCCCGGAGCTGTTCCGGGCCCTCGCCCTGAAGGCGGCCCATCCCACGGTCGCGCTGCGCGCCGCCGACGCTCCCGGTGACCTAGCCGCCTACGCGGGTGACCGTCTGGTCACCCTGTGCGTCCACACCGGGCGGCCGGTCCTGGTGCCCCGGGTGGGGCCGCGCGATCTGCCGCGCATCGCCCGGGACGCGACGGCCGGCGCCCTGTTGGCGGAGGCCGGTGTCCACTCGTATCTCGCGGTGCCGCTGATCGCGCACGGCGAGGTGCTCGGCGCCCTGGACCTCAAGCGAACCCTCAATCCGGCGCCGTTCGACGAGGACGACGTCGTACTGGCCGCCGAACTCGCCGGCCGGGCCGCGGTGGCCATCGACAACGCCCGCTGGTTCCAGAGCGTCCGCAACACCGCGCTCACCCTGCAGCGCAGTCTGCTGCCCGATCACTCGCCGCACCACACGGGCCTGGAACTCGCCTCCCGCTACCAGCCCGCGCAAGCCACCAGCGAGGTCGGCGGCGACTGGTACGACGTCATCCCGCTGGCCGACGACAAGACCGCCCTGGTGGTCGGCGACGTCATGGGCAACGGCATCGACGCGGCCGCCACCATGGGCCGACTGCGCACGGCCACCTGCGCCTACGCCGATGTCGACCTCGCCCCCGGCGCGGTACTCCAGCACCTGGACAAGATCACCTGCGATCTGGAGCACTACATCGTCACCTGCCTGTACGCGGTGTACGACCCGCGCACCGGGCGGTGCAGCATCGCCAACGCCGGACACATGCCGCCCGCGCTGGCGCGCCCTGGCCGGCCGCCGAGACTCCTGGAGCTGCCGGCCGGGGCGCCGCTCGGCGTCGGCGGCGTGAGCTTCGAGACCACCACGGTCACGCTGCGCCCCGGTGATCTGCTGGTCCTCTACACCGACGGCCTCGTGGAGACCCGTCAGCACGCCATCGACGACCGGCTGAACGCCTTGCTGGACCTCCTCGGCGAAGCGCACCGGCCGCTGGAGGAGACCTGCGACGCCCTGCTGTACGGACTGCGCAACCCCGACGACCACGACGACGTGGCCCTGCTCGTCGCCCGCACCCTGTAGGCCGCCCGGTAGCACGAGACCCTTCCCTGAACCGTGTCGCGTGGTGGACACTCCGCGCACCGGGCCGACGTCGTCACCCCGGTCGCCGCCCTCTCCCCCACCCCCTACCGTCAAGGGCTCCCCAGATGCCGATCGCACCTGCCGCCCTGCGCCTGGCCGTCGCAGTCGCGGGCTTCCTGCTCGTCACCACCACGTCCACCACGTCCTCCGCCGCCCCGAAGGAGCCAACACACCGTGTTTCGGGCGCAGTTGAAGCCGCAGCCCCGGCCACCTGGTCCCCGCCGCTGTCCACGCAAGGCCGCTCCATCGTCGACAGCCAGGGCAACCGTTTCCGCCTGAAGGGCGCCAACTGGGACGGCGCACAAGGCTCGTGGACGGGCAGCGGCAGCGCCGATGATCCCGCCAACCACCACGCCGGCCAGGACTCCCACGGCATCCCCCTCGGCCTGGACCGCGTACCGCTGGACCAACTCCTCGGCGATTTCCATCAGCTGGGCATCAACACCATCCGGCTGCCGTTCTCGAACGCGATGATCCACAGCACGACCCCGGTGCCCGACAGCGCCGTGACCGCCAATCCCCAACTGCGAGGCAGGACACCGCTGGAGATCTACGACGCCGTGGTCGACGCGCTCAGCGCCGGCGGGTTCGCCGTGATCCTCAACAACCACACCAACACCTCCCGCTGGTGCTGCGGCATCGACGGCAACGAGCGCTGGAACAGCTCGCAGTCGACGCGGGCCTGGGCCGACGACTGGGTCTTCATGGCCCGCCGCTACGCCTCCGTCCCCCGGGTGGTCGGCGCGGACCTGTACAACGAGGTGCGGCGCGACGTCCTGGACGACCCCAACTGGGGCCTGGGCGACGACCACGACTGGTACGCCGCGGCCCGGCTCACCGCCGACCGCATCCTCACGGAGGCCAACCCACGGCTCCTCATCGTCGTCGAGGGCATCAACTGGACGGGGATACCCGCGGACGGACTCCCCCACGGCCGCCCTGTGCTGACCCCCGCCGGGACCCTGTCCCACACCCTCGTCGACGCCCACAAGCTGGTCTACTCCGCGCACTTCTACGGCTACACCGGCCCCCACCACAGCGGCGCGACCGGTATCGGCGAGACCCATGACCCCCGCTACCAGGACCTGAGCCGCAACGACCTGTACACAGCGCTCCACGACGAGGCGTTCTTCGTGGAGGAGCCGGAGCGGCACTACACCGCACCCGTCTGGGTCAGCGAGTTCGGCATCGGCGCGGGCGAGACGAGTCCGGCCGCCCGCACCTGGTTCGGCAGCATCACCGACTACTTCGCCGACCACGACACCGACTTCGCCTTCTGGCCTCTGGTCGGCTTCACGGGCCACGACGACTGGGCGCTGCTCCAGTACGACGAGAGCGGGCACCGCTCCGGCATCCTCGACGCGGGCGACTGGCGTGCTGCGGCCTGGCAGCACCTCATGACCGCGCCGAGCGACACCGGTCCGGTGGCGGCGGTTCCGGTCTGGCGGATGCTCTCCATCGACCATGGCGACGCGGTGGAGTCGGTACGGGTGCGGGCCACCGGGGACTGGGATCCGGGGGCCTACAAGGCCGCCTGCCCCGACGGGCTGCGGCTCATCGGGCTCGGCCACACCACTGGGCGGGGCCTGTGCACCGACAGCACCGGCGGTGGCCCGGGCGATCTGCGTGCGACGGGCGGCGGCCAGACGGTGGTCACGGACGAGCGCTATGTCCCGGCCGGCGGCGACTGGGCGTCGGGATACACCAAACTGCAGTGCCCCGAGGGCGGTTTCCTCATCGGATACAGCGCCCGTGGCGAGCGGGTGTCGGCGGCCCTGTGCGTGCCCGCCCGGAACTCGCTGGCGGGAGCGGGCCGCACGGTGTGGTTCGACCGGTCCGACAACCGTCCCAGCGGCGCCGCCGGCGGCGACTTCGCGTACGGCGACTACAAGGGCCAGTGCGGCGAGGACGAATACGCCGCCGGAATCGCCTACACCACCCGGGTGGGCAGCCGCCCCGGGCCCGACGCCCTACTGTGCCGCCGGCTCCTCTGAAGCGGCCCCGGACGACCGGTCGGCGGCCCCGCGCACCAGCAGCAGGAGGGCGTCGACCAGGTCGTCCGCCAGGTCGTCCACGGGGCTGCCCGTGGCCAGCCGGCGCAGTTGCAGGCCCATCACGAGGGCGACGGTCGTGGCGGCCAGGCGTTCCGCGTCCGGGACGCCCAACGCGGTCAGGATCCGGGCGGCGAGCAGGTCGTAGGCGCCGAACGCCTCGGCCGCCGCCTCCCGCAGCCGTGCGTCCCGCCCGGCGTGCAGGTACAGCTCGAACGGCGCGAGATGGGCGCTGTCCAGCGCCGTGCCACAGGCGACCTGGCCGGCCAGTGACGCCGCGTCCTCGACGGCGAGGCCTTCCGTCTGGCACTGCTCGGCCAGTTCGGTG from Streptomyces roseochromogenus subsp. oscitans DS 12.976 encodes the following:
- a CDS encoding glycoside hydrolase family 5 protein, whose product is MPIAPAALRLAVAVAGFLLVTTTSTTSSAAPKEPTHRVSGAVEAAAPATWSPPLSTQGRSIVDSQGNRFRLKGANWDGAQGSWTGSGSADDPANHHAGQDSHGIPLGLDRVPLDQLLGDFHQLGINTIRLPFSNAMIHSTTPVPDSAVTANPQLRGRTPLEIYDAVVDALSAGGFAVILNNHTNTSRWCCGIDGNERWNSSQSTRAWADDWVFMARRYASVPRVVGADLYNEVRRDVLDDPNWGLGDDHDWYAAARLTADRILTEANPRLLIVVEGINWTGIPADGLPHGRPVLTPAGTLSHTLVDAHKLVYSAHFYGYTGPHHSGATGIGETHDPRYQDLSRNDLYTALHDEAFFVEEPERHYTAPVWVSEFGIGAGETSPAARTWFGSITDYFADHDTDFAFWPLVGFTGHDDWALLQYDESGHRSGILDAGDWRAAAWQHLMTAPSDTGPVAAVPVWRMLSIDHGDAVESVRVRATGDWDPGAYKAACPDGLRLIGLGHTTGRGLCTDSTGGGPGDLRATGGGQTVVTDERYVPAGGDWASGYTKLQCPEGGFLIGYSARGERVSAALCVPARNSLAGAGRTVWFDRSDNRPSGAAGGDFAYGDYKGQCGEDEYAAGIAYTTRVGSRPGPDALLCRRLL
- a CDS encoding SpoIIE family protein phosphatase; protein product: MAVDSFEAGHNEQHAELPRPTGLLDVLSVAAVALDTRGRIVFWTPQAEELFGYSSEEALGKHAARLLIHPEHLQAVVGLFTEVLETGRGWAGAFPVRHKDGGSRLTEFRTMRLLDDLGDVYALGIAADHTLLQRVETDLALCEQLINQSPIGLALLDPELRYLLVNPALERIDGIPAEDHIGRHLRETLPLPEVDTVESALRQVLTTGTPLLDQYHVGRPPSDPGQEHAWSLSFYRLEDPGGRVLGAAASVVDVTERHRAAAEADRARRRLALIADASARVGTTLDVDQTAHELAEIAAPALADVVAVDVLDSALSCRRIRRPDNGPELFRALALKAAHPTVALRAADAPGDLAAYAGDRLVTLCVHTGRPVLVPRVGPRDLPRIARDATAGALLAEAGVHSYLAVPLIAHGEVLGALDLKRTLNPAPFDEDDVVLAAELAGRAAVAIDNARWFQSVRNTALTLQRSLLPDHSPHHTGLELASRYQPAQATSEVGGDWYDVIPLADDKTALVVGDVMGNGIDAAATMGRLRTATCAYADVDLAPGAVLQHLDKITCDLEHYIVTCLYAVYDPRTGRCSIANAGHMPPALARPGRPPRLLELPAGAPLGVGGVSFETTTVTLRPGDLLVLYTDGLVETRQHAIDDRLNALLDLLGEAHRPLEETCDALLYGLRNPDDHDDVALLVARTL
- a CDS encoding TetR/AcrR family transcriptional regulator — encoded protein: MPHAARPAPMRQRIITAVLRIIGEDGVAAVTNRRIAKEAGVSLGSVTYHFETQHDLLRESLLYFVREEARHFTELAEQCQTEGLAVEDAASLAGQVACGTALDSAHLAPFELYLHAGRDARLREAAAEAFGAYDLLAARILTALGVPDAERLAATTVALVMGLQLRRLATGSPVDDLADDLVDALLLLVRGAADRSSGAASEEPAAQ